The Geobacter sp. AOG2 genome includes a window with the following:
- a CDS encoding low specificity L-threonine aldolase, with protein sequence MSLDSKQSPQPLFNQFASDNYAGICPEAWQAMEEANQGFVSSYGDDRWTERACESIRNLFETDCQVFFVFNGTAANSLALASLCRSYHSVVCHDMAHIETDECGAPEFFSNGTKIMHTDGANGKLDLDAVELAITRRSDIHYPKPRVLSMAQSTELGTVYTPDELRAACDLAHSHGLRVHMDGARFANAVATLGVTPAETSWKVGVDVLCLGGAKNGMAIGEAVVFFDRGLAEEFEYRCKQAGQLASKMRFISAPWIGMLESGAWLRNAENANRQARLLASELARIPGVRLMYPCQANAVFTEMSEKATTALRAAGWHFYSFIGTGGARFMCSWLTTEQDVASLVAAVRLACAEA encoded by the coding sequence ATGTCACTCGACAGCAAGCAGTCGCCACAGCCGTTATTTAACCAGTTTGCCAGCGACAATTACGCCGGGATCTGCCCGGAGGCCTGGCAGGCCATGGAGGAAGCGAACCAGGGGTTTGTCTCCTCCTACGGTGACGACCGCTGGACCGAGCGCGCCTGCGAGAGCATCCGCAACCTGTTTGAGACCGACTGCCAAGTGTTCTTCGTTTTCAATGGCACGGCAGCCAATTCCCTGGCCCTGGCCTCACTCTGCCGCTCCTACCATAGCGTTGTCTGCCACGACATGGCCCATATCGAGACCGACGAGTGCGGCGCCCCTGAGTTCTTTTCCAACGGTACGAAGATCATGCACACGGATGGCGCCAACGGCAAGTTGGACCTGGATGCGGTTGAACTCGCCATCACCCGGCGCAGCGACATCCACTATCCCAAACCGCGGGTATTAAGCATGGCGCAATCCACGGAACTGGGAACCGTCTACACGCCCGACGAGCTCCGGGCGGCCTGTGACCTGGCCCATTCCCACGGCCTGCGGGTGCACATGGATGGGGCGCGCTTTGCCAATGCCGTGGCAACCTTGGGTGTGACGCCGGCGGAGACGAGCTGGAAGGTTGGGGTCGATGTCCTCTGCCTGGGCGGGGCCAAGAACGGTATGGCCATCGGCGAAGCGGTGGTTTTCTTCGATCGGGGGCTCGCCGAGGAGTTCGAGTACCGCTGCAAACAGGCGGGGCAACTGGCCTCCAAGATGCGTTTCATCTCCGCCCCGTGGATCGGCATGCTCGAGAGCGGAGCCTGGCTGCGCAACGCGGAAAACGCCAACCGCCAAGCCCGGCTGTTGGCCAGCGAACTGGCCCGAATCCCCGGCGTGCGCCTTATGTATCCCTGCCAGGCCAACGCTGTCTTCACGGAGATGTCGGAAAAAGCAACCACGGCACTGCGTGCGGCCGGATGGCACTTCTATTCATTCATCGGCACCGGCGGCGCCCGCTTCATGTGCTCGTGGCTGACCACCGAGCAGGATGTGGCCAGCCTGGTCGCTGCGGTTCGGCTGGCCTGCGCGGAAGCATAA